The Mustela erminea isolate mMusErm1 chromosome 18, mMusErm1.Pri, whole genome shotgun sequence genome has a window encoding:
- the C1QL1 gene encoding C1q-related factor translates to MLLVLVVLIPVLVSSGGPDGHYEMLGTCRMVCDPYPARGPGAGARPDGGDALSEQSGAPPPSTLVQGPQGKPGRTGKPGPPGPPGDPGPPGPVGPPGEKGEPGKTGPPGLPGAGGSGAISTATYTTVPRVAFYAGLKNPHEGYEVLKFDDVVTNLGNNYDATSGKFTCNIPGTYFFTYHVLMRGGDGTSMWADLCKNGQVRASAIAQDADQNYDYASNSVILHLDAGDEVFIKLDGGKAHGGNSNKYSTFSGFIIYSD, encoded by the exons AtgctgctggtgctggtggtgcTCATCCCCGTGCTGGTGAGCTCGGGCGGCCCGGACGGCCACTATGAGATGCTGGGCACCTGCCGCATGGTATGCGACCCCTACCCCGCGCGGGGCCCCGGCGCCGGCGCGCGGCCCGACGGCGGCGACGCCCTGAGCGAGCAGAGCGGCGCGCCCCCGCCTTCCACGCTGGTGCAGGGCCCCCAGGGGAAGCCGGGCCGCACAGGCAAGCCGGGCCCCCCGGGGCCCCCTGGGGACCCAGGTCCTCCGGGTCCTGTGGGGCCACCAGGGGAGAAGGGTGAGCCGGGCAAGACCGGCCCTCCCGGGTTGCCGGGTGCAGGAGGCAGTGGCGCCATCAGCACGGCCACCTACACCACGGTGCCACGCGTGGCCTTTTACGCTGGCCTCAAGAACCCTCACGAGGGTTACGAGGTGCTCAAGTTCGACGACGTGGTCACCAACCTAGGCAACAACTACGACGCGACCAGCGGCAAGTTTACGTGCAACATTCCCGGCACCTACTTTTTCACCTACCACGTCCTCATGCGCGGCGGCGACGGCACCAGTATGTGGGCGGACCTCTGCAAGAACGGCCAG GTGCGGGCCAGCGCCATAGCCCAGGACGCAGACCAGAACTACGACTACGCCAGCAACAGCGTGATCCTGCACCTGGACGCGGGCGACGAGGTCTTCATCAAGCTGGACGGAGGCAAAGCGCACGGCGGCAACAGCAACAAATACAGCACATTCTCGGGCTTCATCATCTACTCCGACTGA